In Dermacentor albipictus isolate Rhodes 1998 colony chromosome 6, USDA_Dalb.pri_finalv2, whole genome shotgun sequence, the following proteins share a genomic window:
- the LOC139060970 gene encoding DNA mismatch repair protein Mlh1-like: MTAPLEPGKIRRLDETVTNRIAAGEVVQRPVNALKEMLENSIDAKSTSIQVVAKSGGLKLLQIKDNGCGIRKEDLDIVCERFTTSKLVKFEDLGSIATYGFRGEALASISYVARVSITTKTEDSKCAYKLSYLNGKPTGPARPCAGNRGTLIVVEDLFYNVPTRKNAFKSPGEEYRRIVDMVSRYAVHNAGIAMSVRQADDSSTDVNTANEASALQNIECIYGKNVSRELLTVECAEANLKFKMTGLVSNANCSYKKCTMLLFINHRLVESATLRKAIESVYASYLPKNAHPWLYLSLEIHPANVDVNVHPTKREVHFLHEELILESIQKAVDSALLSCNSSRTFLTQACLPRIVPTKSVSAAAKKADNAGTSTSVDERHMVRTDSQMQKLDAFLKKPSPQAGKKNSSQPARPDEPDDNSDDDSAAERPQVKLQSVTNLWEAVIKNSHAGLRELFRNHTFVGCVNQRYSLVQHKTELYIINTRRVSEELFYQLMLKNFGRFGLYQLSEPAPIYDLAMMALGLEECGWTEADGPKEELARYMSTFLTSKAEMLEDYFSLGINESGEITSLPIILNDHTPPVEGLPMYALRLATEVEWEKEQECFETFCRETARFYAAPTIDVGQADDPNGWKWVTEHVVFPAAKQTLRLPVEYMENSCVLQVASLPNLYKVFERC, encoded by the coding sequence atgacggCGCCTTTGGAACCCGGCAAGATTCGTCGACTCGACGAAACCGTCACGAACCGCATCGCTGCCGGAGAAGTGGTCCAGAGACCCGTTAACGCGCTCAAGGAGATGCTCGAGAACAGCATCGACGCCAAGTCCACGAGCATCCAAGTGGTGGCCAAGAGCGGCGGACTCAAACTCCTGCAGATCAAGGACAACGGATGCGGCATCCGCAAGGAGGACCTGGACATCGTCTGCGAGCGCTTCACCACCAGCAAGCTGGTCAAGTTCGAGGACCTCGGCTCCATCGCCACGTACGGGTTCCGGGGCGAGGCCCTGGCCAGCATCAGCTACGTGGCCCGGGTCAGCATCACCACCAAGACGGAGGACTCGAAGTGCGCGTACAAGCTGTCGTACCTGAACGGCAAGCCCACGGGGCCCGCCAGGCCGTGCGCCGGGAACCGAGGCACGCTGATCGTCGTCGAGGACCTCTTCTACAACGTTCCCACGAGGAAGAACGCCTTCAAGAGCCCCGGCGAAGAGTACAGGCGCATCGTGGACATGGTGAGCCGCTACGCGGTCCACAACGCGGGCATCGCCATGTCCGTCAGGCAGGCCGACGACTCGTCGACGGACGTGAACACGGCGAACGAAGCGAGCGCTCTGCAGAACATCGAGTGCATCTACGGCAAGAACGTCAGCCGCGAGCTGCTGACCGTCGAGTGCGCCGAGGCCAACCTCAAGTTCAAGATGACGGGCCTCGTGTCGAACGCCAACTGCTCGTACAAGAAGTGCACGATGCTGCTCTTCATCAACCACCGGCTCGTCGAGAGCGCCACGCTCCGCAAGGCCATCGAGTCCGTCTACGCGTCGTACCTGCCCAAGAACGCGCACCCCTGGCTCTACCTGTCGCTCGAGATACACCCGGCCAACGTGGACGTCAACGTCCACCCGACCAAAAGGGAGGTGCACTTCCTGCACGAGGAACTCATCCTGGAGAGCATCCAGAAGGCAGTTGACTCCGCACTCCTGTCCTGCAATTCGTCGCGGACCTTTCTCACGCAGGCATGCCTTCCGCGCATCGTGCCGACTAAGTCTGTCTCGGCCGCAGCCAAGAAAGCGGACAACGCGGGCACGTCCACTTCGGTCGACGAGAGGCACATGGTCCGGACAGACTCCCAGATGCAGAAACTGGATGCCTTCCTCAAAAAACCCTCGCCACAGGCCGGAAAGAAAAACTCGAGCCAGCCTGCACGCCCCGATGAGCCTGACGACAACAGCGACGACGACTCAGCTGCAGAGCGACCTCAAGTCAAGTTGCAGAGTGTCACGAACCTCTGGGAGGCAGTCATCAAAAACAGCCATGCGGGTCTCCGGGAATTGTTCCGGAATCACACATTCGTTGGCTGCGTCAACCAACGATATTCGCTTGTTCAACACAAGACCGAGTTGTATATCATCAACACGCGAAGAGTGTCCGAAGAACTCTTCTACCAGCTAATGCTCAAAAACTTTGGGCGCTTTGGCCTGTACCAGCTGTCCGAGCCCGCTCCGATCTATGATCTCGCAATGATGGCTCTAGGTCTCGAAGAATGCGGGTGGACAGAAGCGGACGGCCCAAAGGAGGAACTTGCGCGCTACATGTCGACGTTCCTCACATCAAAGGCCGAGATGCTTGAGGACTACTTTTCATTGGGCATCAACGAGTCGGGAGAGATCACTTCCCTGCCCATAATTCTCAACGACCACACACCACCGGTAGAAGGGCTTCCCATGTACGCTTTGCGGCTTGCGACGGAAGTCGAGTGGGAGAAAGAGCAGGAGTGTTTCGAAACATTCTGCCGAGAGACGGCACGCTTTTACGCGGCTCCCACGATAGACGTTGGTCAGGCCGACGACCCGAATGGCTGGAAATGGGTGACTGAGCATGTTGTGTTTCCGGCAGCGAAGCAAACGCTTAGACTGCCTGTTGAGTACATGGAGAACTCTTGCGTGTTGCAAGTGGCGAGTTTGCCGAACCTGTACAAAGTGTTTGAAAGGTGTTGA
- the Vamp7 gene encoding vesicle-associated membrane protein 7, whose product MPLLYCVVARGSTVLSRYASCAGNFSEVTEQILGKISPEVPKLTYSHGSYLFHYILEDGITYLCITDDEFERVTAFQFLVDIQGRFQASYGRQAHSALAYAMNSEFSRVLANQMKHYSGIGKDGDNITKVQEEIDELKGIMVKNIDTVTSRGERLELLVNKTEALSSTSVTFRKSSRNLARSMMIKNIKIAIIIAVIVLVVIYIIVSSACGGLSWPSCV is encoded by the exons ATGCCACTGCTGTACTGTGTGGTGGCGCGAGGCAGCACGGTGCTGTCTCGGTATGCCAGCTGCGCAGGCAATTTCTCCGAGGTCACTGAACAGATCCTGGGCAAGATCTCGCCAGAAGTTCCCAAGCTTACTTACTCCCACGGAAG CTACTTGTTCCACTACATCCTTGAAGATGGCATTACCTATCTCTGCATTACTGACGat GAATTCGAAAGGGTAACAGCATTCCAGTTCTTGGTGGACATTCAGGGCAG GTTCCAAGCCAGTTATGGCCGTCAAGCTCATTCAGCGCTTGCCTATGCTATGAACAGTGAATTTTCGCGGGTACTGGCAAATCAAATG AAACACTACTCTGGCATTGGAAAGGATGGCGACAACATAACCAAAGTTCAAGAAGAAATCGACGAACTCAAGGGCATCATGGTGAAGAACATTG ATACGGTAACGTCGAGAGGCGAGAGGCTGGAACTGCTGGTCAACAAGACTGAAGCCTTATCAAGCACG TCTGTGACGTTCCGCAAGAGCAGTCGCAACCTCGCCCGGTCCATGATGATCAAGAACATCAAGATAGCCATCATTATTGCGGTCATAGTGTTG GTGGTAATCTACATCATCGTCTCGTCGGCATGCGGTGGGCTGAGCTGGCCGAGCTGCGTCTGA